A stretch of Clostridium formicaceticum DNA encodes these proteins:
- a CDS encoding NAD(P)/FAD-dependent oxidoreductase, protein MIKQVHVLVIGGGAAGLTAAIAAARNGAKVTILERLDRVGKKILATGNGRCNLTNMNMDLSFFHGKNVKFAQGILKSFDVEQTLNFFEYLGIAWKVEEGGKVFPMSDQASSVLDVLRYELQQLKVEECCNAEVTTVQRTHQGFKVGLKDNRVINGDRVILATGGKASPQLGSDGEGYLLAKALGHHLIDVFPALVQLKLNAPFLKAVKGVKFIGEASIIMGEQTLRKESGEILFTDYGISGPPILQLSRTAAEALKNKEKIHIVLDMFPQLQKQEAMELLQIRLAYQPEKKLDFGFIGLLNKRLIPVVLREAGVKDLQKECGKVSQDEIKSIVKVFKQWKLGVTDTQSWKNAQTTAGGIDVTEIDGKSMQSKRVPGLYFAGELVDIDGDCGGFNLQWAWSSGYIAGEHAALDTRE, encoded by the coding sequence ATGATAAAACAAGTTCATGTATTAGTGATTGGCGGCGGTGCAGCAGGTTTGACGGCTGCCATCGCTGCCGCTAGAAATGGTGCTAAAGTTACCATCTTAGAAAGACTAGATCGTGTAGGAAAGAAAATTTTAGCTACAGGAAATGGTAGGTGTAATCTTACCAATATGAATATGGACTTATCTTTTTTTCATGGAAAAAATGTAAAGTTTGCACAAGGCATTTTAAAGAGCTTTGATGTGGAACAGACGTTGAACTTTTTTGAATACCTTGGAATCGCTTGGAAAGTTGAGGAAGGAGGCAAGGTTTTTCCTATGTCAGACCAGGCTTCCAGCGTATTAGATGTATTAAGGTATGAGCTTCAACAATTAAAGGTAGAGGAATGCTGCAATGCAGAGGTAACGACAGTACAAAGGACACATCAGGGATTTAAAGTAGGATTGAAGGATAACCGTGTAATAAATGGAGACAGAGTAATTCTTGCAACAGGGGGAAAGGCCAGCCCTCAATTAGGCTCTGATGGAGAAGGATATCTGCTGGCAAAGGCACTAGGACACCATTTGATAGATGTTTTTCCAGCTCTTGTCCAGTTGAAGCTTAATGCACCTTTTTTGAAGGCAGTGAAGGGTGTGAAGTTTATAGGGGAAGCATCTATCATCATGGGAGAGCAAACGCTGCGTAAAGAGTCAGGAGAAATCTTATTTACGGATTACGGAATATCTGGTCCTCCTATCTTGCAGCTAAGTCGTACAGCGGCGGAGGCCTTAAAGAATAAAGAAAAAATTCATATAGTACTAGATATGTTTCCGCAGCTTCAGAAGCAAGAGGCCATGGAATTACTACAAATTCGCTTAGCCTATCAACCGGAAAAAAAATTAGACTTTGGTTTTATAGGTCTACTAAATAAAAGACTCATTCCCGTGGTACTAAGGGAGGCAGGAGTGAAGGATCTGCAAAAAGAATGTGGAAAAGTTTCTCAAGATGAAATAAAAAGCATAGTAAAGGTGTTTAAGCAATGGAAGCTAGGGGTGACAGATACACAATCCTGGAAAAACGCGCAAACAACCGCTGGTGGGATAGATGTTACAGAGATAGATGGAAAAAGTATGCAATCTAAGAGGGTGCCAGGACTCTATTTCGCAGGAGAACTTGTGGATATTGATGGGGACTGTGGCGGTTTTAATTTACAATGGGCATGGTCTTCAGGATATATAGCAGGAGAACATGCGGCTTTAGATACAAGGGAATAG
- a CDS encoding CheR family methyltransferase produces MTINIYYDEEEIKQMVIVGELATKEEIMKFLGHIEERQERIHITFFDANMLPKKIVKKLYDFQRNHYCKIYVLKSYLYSYLYKLGICCYYIARKFIDSNKTIDGKLEEMESLVEEEVNIFLKEIHLCYGYDFTQYQIESIMRRIKICMIKENIRNFQQFKGIVLNNEDLFEELFIAFSINTTEFFRDPEVFETIRTEILPQLNELSYIKIWCAGCSTGQEPYSLAILLDELGILDKTQIYATDINPYVIEEAKNGLYPIQTLERSIENYRKTGAKKSFVTYIKRKEDYLELDERLKKSILFFQHSLVGSGILNEFQLILCRNVLIYLQNNLQKKILKVLYYSLDKEGFLILGKSEGILSNGGSDFFYSKQKNSKIFKCKEK; encoded by the coding sequence ATGACTATAAATATCTATTATGATGAAGAGGAAATCAAACAAATGGTGATTGTAGGAGAGTTAGCTACAAAGGAAGAAATCATGAAATTTTTAGGACATATTGAAGAAAGGCAGGAAAGAATACATATCACTTTTTTTGACGCCAATATGCTTCCAAAAAAAATTGTCAAAAAATTGTATGATTTTCAAAGAAATCATTATTGCAAAATTTATGTTTTGAAGTCGTATCTATATTCCTACTTATATAAATTAGGAATTTGTTGTTACTATATTGCCAGAAAGTTTATAGATAGTAACAAGACAATAGATGGTAAGCTAGAAGAGATGGAATCTTTAGTCGAGGAGGAAGTAAACATTTTTTTAAAGGAAATACATTTGTGTTATGGTTATGATTTTACCCAATACCAGATAGAGAGCATAATGAGAAGAATCAAAATATGCATGATAAAGGAGAATATAAGAAATTTCCAGCAGTTTAAAGGAATTGTGTTAAACAATGAAGATTTGTTTGAAGAATTATTTATTGCTTTTTCTATTAACACGACAGAGTTTTTTAGAGATCCTGAGGTTTTTGAAACCATAAGGACTGAAATATTGCCGCAACTAAATGAATTGAGTTATATCAAAATATGGTGCGCAGGCTGCTCTACCGGACAGGAACCCTATTCCCTTGCTATTTTGCTGGATGAGCTGGGAATATTGGATAAAACGCAAATATATGCTACAGATATCAATCCTTATGTTATTGAAGAAGCTAAGAATGGTCTTTACCCCATACAAACCTTAGAAAGATCTATAGAAAATTATAGGAAAACAGGGGCAAAGAAAAGTTTTGTTACTTATATAAAACGAAAGGAGGATTATTTGGAGCTAGATGAACGATTGAAAAAAAGCATTTTGTTTTTTCAGCATAGTCTAGTTGGAAGCGGCATATTGAATGAATTTCAGCTGATTCTTTGTAGAAATGTGCTAATCTATTTGCAGAATAACCTACAAAAAAAGATCTTAAAGGTTTTATATTACTCTTTAGACAAAGAGGGATTTTTGATCCTAGGAAAAAGTGAAGGAATACTATCCAATGGAGGAAGTGACTTTTTTTATAGTAAACAGAAGAACAGTAAAATTTTTAAATGCAAAGAAAAGTAG
- the nirJ1 gene encoding putative heme d1 biosynthesis radical SAM protein NirJ1, translated as MISITKFLIGTDNFGDSLRYRHGARATTNGTNVGHGPVVAWNMTRSCNLKCAHCYMDSDCKKYEGELTHEEGMNFIDDLGKFKVPVLLFSGGEPLIREDFFELAEHAVKRNIRSTISTNGTLITRKVAERLKSIGVGYVGISLDGLRETNDRFRGEKGAFDSAVRGIENCVAVGQRVGLRFTINRHNYRELQDIFKLIEELKIDRACFYHLVYCGRGNQMMQEDLSHEESRRALDLIMEKTLDFHRRGLNKEILTVDNHADGIYLYMKLREKNPERAEEVYRLMKMNGGNRSGIAFANVDSLGNVHPDQFTQKHTLGNIREKSFGEIWGNTAHPILAGLKDRKPLLKGRCSRCKWLDVCNGNFRARAEAVTGDFWEADPACYLTEEEITGGIKDDYILEYNQSV; from the coding sequence ATGATTAGTATTACAAAGTTCTTGATAGGAACAGATAATTTTGGGGATTCTTTAAGGTATAGGCATGGAGCAAGAGCTACTACTAACGGTACAAATGTAGGACATGGTCCAGTTGTTGCGTGGAACATGACTAGGAGTTGTAATTTGAAATGTGCACACTGTTATATGGATTCAGACTGTAAAAAGTATGAAGGTGAGTTGACTCATGAGGAAGGAATGAATTTTATTGATGATTTAGGAAAGTTCAAGGTACCTGTACTACTTTTTTCAGGGGGAGAGCCCCTGATAAGAGAAGATTTTTTTGAATTAGCAGAACATGCAGTAAAGAGAAATATTCGATCAACGATTTCAACAAACGGTACTTTGATTACTAGAAAAGTGGCTGAGAGGTTAAAAAGTATTGGTGTAGGATATGTGGGTATTAGCCTAGATGGTTTAAGGGAAACCAATGATCGTTTCAGGGGAGAAAAAGGTGCCTTTGATTCAGCTGTTAGAGGGATAGAAAACTGTGTTGCTGTAGGTCAAAGAGTGGGACTTCGTTTTACCATCAACCGTCATAATTATAGGGAACTTCAGGATATTTTTAAACTCATAGAAGAATTAAAAATTGATAGAGCCTGTTTTTATCATTTGGTTTATTGTGGCCGAGGAAATCAAATGATGCAGGAAGATCTTTCTCATGAAGAATCTAGAAGGGCATTGGATTTAATTATGGAAAAAACTTTGGATTTCCACCGCAGGGGACTAAATAAAGAAATTTTGACAGTAGATAATCATGCAGATGGTATTTATTTATACATGAAGCTCAGGGAGAAAAACCCTGAAAGGGCTGAGGAAGTTTATCGACTTATGAAAATGAATGGAGGTAATCGATCCGGTATAGCCTTTGCAAATGTAGACAGTTTAGGCAATGTGCATCCTGATCAATTTACCCAAAAGCATACATTAGGAAATATAAGAGAGAAATCCTTTGGAGAAATATGGGGTAATACTGCCCACCCAATTTTGGCAGGCCTTAAAGATAGAAAACCGTTGTTAAAGGGACGATGCAGTAGGTGTAAGTGGTTAGATGTGTGCAATGGTAATTTTAGGGCGAGGGCAGAGGCAGTCACTGGAGATTTTTGGGAGGCAGATCCTGCTTGCTATTTAACGGAAGAAGAAATAACAGGAGGTATTAAGGATGATTATATCTTGGAATACAACCAATCAGTGTAA
- a CDS encoding YddF family protein has product MRKSNMAESTKFPIALFNGTVATTNGLYKISDISTNEAKALIREHGHISAIGHEATAEVMSEILEAKIEMNRIQFQQEVGQKAIVLKLNVRPAEGVILSRQEIEAIGYCFKLMERLA; this is encoded by the coding sequence ATGAGAAAGAGCAACATGGCAGAATCGACAAAGTTTCCCATCGCCCTATTTAATGGAACAGTGGCAACCACCAACGGCCTTTATAAAATAAGCGATATTTCCACGAATGAGGCAAAGGCATTAATTAGAGAGCATGGACATATATCTGCAATAGGGCATGAAGCAACAGCTGAAGTGATGTCGGAGATATTAGAGGCAAAAATTGAAATGAACCGCATACAATTTCAACAAGAGGTAGGGCAAAAAGCTATTGTATTAAAACTAAATGTAAGACCGGCGGAAGGCGTCATCTTAAGCCGCCAAGAGATTGAAGCAATAGGTTATTGTTTTAAACTCATGGAAAGATTAGCATAA
- a CDS encoding AsnC family transcriptional regulator has translation MELLNKKLLTMLQSDFPITNRPYADLGEQLGIKEEEVIKRISQLKEEGFIRRIGGVFDSRKLGYYSTLCALQVPEEQVAKVADTINALPEVTHNYIRNHAYNMWFTLIGPSKEHVEKKIEEIQQEVGAERMMNLPAVNFFKVNVKFNL, from the coding sequence ATGGAGCTGTTGAATAAGAAGTTACTTACGATGCTTCAAAGCGATTTTCCTATTACCAATAGACCTTATGCTGATTTAGGAGAGCAGCTGGGAATTAAAGAAGAAGAAGTAATAAAAAGGATCAGTCAACTAAAGGAAGAAGGTTTTATTAGAAGAATTGGAGGGGTTTTTGATTCTAGAAAGTTAGGCTATTATAGCACGTTATGTGCCCTACAGGTTCCAGAGGAACAGGTAGCTAAAGTTGCTGATACCATCAATGCCCTTCCAGAGGTGACCCATAATTATATACGAAATCATGCTTATAATATGTGGTTTACCTTAATTGGACCATCTAAAGAACATGTAGAGAAAAAAATAGAAGAAATTCAACAGGAGGTAGGAGCAGAAAGAATGATGAATCTTCCTGCTGTGAACTTTTTTAAGGTAAATGTAAAATTCAACCTATAA
- a CDS encoding NAD(P)/FAD-dependent oxidoreductase, with protein sequence MIRVPDIKLSIDEEESSIKTALIRKLKIKEDELISYQIYKRSIDARRKDRVDFVYTVDVEVMNENKLLKRIKDKKITVAPNMNYNYVKKGNEKLQHPPVIIGTGPAGLFAGLILAQMGYAPILLEQGKDVDKRAEDIHTFWTKGRLDTASNVQFGEGGAGTFSDGKLTTQIKDLRCRKILEELVKAGAPEEIMYISKPHIGTDILRTVVKNIRKEIINLGGKVAFEKKVTDFLIEDGRIKGVVVNDKDTLEAEIVVLAIGHSARDTFEMLYKNNVEIHQKPFSIGVRVEHPQKLIDVAQYGSFAGHSKLGAADYKMAHHCDNQRSAYTFCMCPGGQVVAAASEEGGVVTNGMSEYARDKENANSALLVGVGPEDFDSEHPLAGMYFQRKWEQKVFEVGGGNYYAPAQLVKDFLKDQPSKQLGKVKPSYMPGVVLTDLRQCLPDFVVDTMKEAIAALDKKLHGFNMEEAVMTAIESRSSSPIRIKRDEDYQSNIQGLYPSGEGAGYAGGIISAAVDGIKVAEAIAEKFTS encoded by the coding sequence ATGATTAGAGTACCGGACATAAAGCTGTCTATCGACGAAGAAGAAAGTAGTATAAAAACTGCGCTTATAAGGAAATTAAAAATCAAGGAAGATGAGCTAATAAGCTATCAAATATACAAACGATCTATTGATGCCAGAAGAAAAGACAGGGTGGATTTTGTCTATACAGTGGATGTAGAGGTAATGAATGAAAACAAGCTTTTAAAGAGGATAAAGGATAAAAAAATTACTGTGGCACCAAACATGAACTATAACTATGTTAAAAAAGGAAATGAAAAGCTACAGCACCCTCCTGTGATTATTGGAACGGGCCCGGCAGGATTGTTTGCAGGATTAATTTTGGCGCAGATGGGGTATGCTCCTATTTTACTAGAACAGGGAAAAGATGTAGACAAGAGGGCTGAAGATATTCATACTTTTTGGACAAAGGGTAGACTCGATACAGCATCTAATGTACAATTTGGCGAAGGAGGAGCCGGTACCTTTTCAGACGGCAAACTAACTACTCAAATTAAAGACTTAAGGTGTCGAAAGATATTGGAGGAATTAGTAAAAGCAGGAGCACCAGAGGAAATTATGTACATAAGCAAGCCCCACATCGGAACAGATATCTTAAGAACTGTTGTAAAAAACATAAGAAAAGAAATTATTAACCTTGGTGGCAAGGTAGCGTTTGAAAAGAAGGTAACAGACTTTTTAATAGAAGATGGAAGGATCAAAGGTGTAGTTGTCAACGATAAAGACACTCTTGAAGCAGAGATAGTTGTACTGGCGATAGGACATAGTGCAAGAGATACCTTTGAAATGCTCTATAAAAACAACGTAGAAATCCATCAGAAACCTTTTTCCATAGGAGTGAGGGTAGAACATCCACAAAAACTCATTGATGTTGCACAATATGGGTCTTTTGCAGGTCATTCTAAACTTGGAGCAGCGGACTACAAAATGGCCCATCATTGTGATAATCAACGGTCTGCCTATACTTTTTGTATGTGTCCAGGAGGGCAGGTGGTGGCTGCTGCTTCTGAAGAGGGTGGGGTGGTTACCAACGGTATGAGTGAATACGCAAGAGATAAGGAAAATGCTAATAGCGCCCTCTTGGTGGGGGTGGGCCCAGAGGATTTTGACAGTGAACATCCCTTAGCAGGCATGTATTTTCAAAGAAAGTGGGAACAAAAAGTCTTTGAAGTAGGAGGAGGCAATTACTATGCGCCAGCACAGTTGGTAAAGGACTTTTTAAAGGATCAACCTTCAAAACAGTTAGGCAAGGTAAAACCTTCTTATATGCCAGGGGTTGTGCTGACGGATTTAAGACAATGTTTACCTGATTTTGTAGTGGATACCATGAAGGAAGCTATCGCAGCCCTTGATAAAAAGCTTCACGGCTTTAATATGGAGGAGGCTGTTATGACAGCTATAGAAAGCAGAAGTTCTTCACCTATTCGTATCAAACGGGATGAAGATTATCAGAGCAATATTCAAGGGTTATATCCATCAGGAGAAGGGGCAGGATACGCTGGAGGGATTATTTCAGCGGCGGTTGATGGGATAAAGGTGGCAGAGGCTATTGCGGAGAAGTTTACTAGCTAG
- a CDS encoding AsnC family transcriptional regulator, whose protein sequence is MELTELDKKIISVLQEDIPLSSEPYKAIAEALEIEEIELLRRIQKYMDSGILRRIGAVLRHRQAGFTANAMVVWEVEPHRTKEVGTKMATFSEVTHCYERPTHRNWPYNLFTMIHGTNKEACYEMAEELSKTVNVENYRLLFSSEELKKTSMKYFCEERT, encoded by the coding sequence ATGGAGCTTACAGAATTAGATAAGAAAATTATTAGCGTGCTACAGGAGGATATTCCCCTTTCTTCTGAACCTTATAAGGCGATAGCTGAAGCTCTCGAAATAGAGGAAATTGAGTTGTTAAGGAGAATTCAGAAGTATATGGATAGCGGTATTTTAAGAAGAATAGGAGCAGTATTAAGACATAGACAAGCTGGATTTACTGCAAATGCTATGGTAGTATGGGAGGTAGAGCCCCATAGAACAAAAGAGGTCGGAACCAAGATGGCAACTTTTTCAGAAGTAACCCATTGTTATGAGAGACCTACCCATCGCAACTGGCCTTACAATCTCTTTACAATGATCCATGGTACCAATAAAGAAGCCTGCTATGAGATGGCGGAGGAATTATCAAAGACTGTGAATGTTGAAAATTATAGACTACTCTTCAGTAGTGAGGAGCTTAAAAAAACCAGCATGAAATATTTTTGTGAAGAAAGAACATAG
- a CDS encoding polysaccharide deacetylase family protein, whose protein sequence is MRKPIAIILLSIVLLASLTLGFIFKPLTLLERLNHRFFREGDKTTIIDRNAPDIKKVEGLDSIIAQMQKKDLIGEAGFYQQLYMQKSLKQEIRSFDLDKGEKAKSIPVLMYHHLLPKNEEAFKDNKTVVTVENFEKQMKTLYKNGYHTITLEELEAFLLGNLDLPKKTVAITFDDGYLSNIEYAYPILKQYGFKASIFAITHEITEESEAFDPTILQYISWRDMTNTLDVFTYDNHTHDLHQLEEEKGYLITKSMEEVTEDLMINLQLTRSPYFAYPYGDYNSDTLQILETLGIGMAFTINRGSVKPGDDLLQLNRYGIFRNTSTWRFRRMIGLW, encoded by the coding sequence TTGAGAAAACCTATTGCTATTATTTTATTAAGTATCGTACTTCTAGCTAGTTTGACATTGGGTTTTATCTTTAAACCTTTAACATTGTTGGAGCGTTTGAACCATCGGTTTTTTAGGGAGGGCGATAAAACCACAATCATAGATAGAAACGCTCCTGATATAAAAAAAGTTGAAGGGTTAGATAGCATCATTGCTCAAATGCAAAAAAAGGATTTGATTGGAGAGGCAGGCTTTTATCAACAGTTATATATGCAAAAAAGTCTTAAGCAGGAAATAAGGAGTTTTGACTTAGATAAAGGAGAAAAGGCAAAGTCGATTCCTGTACTAATGTATCACCATTTGTTGCCTAAAAACGAAGAAGCCTTTAAAGACAATAAAACGGTAGTAACGGTAGAAAATTTTGAAAAACAAATGAAAACCCTTTATAAAAACGGGTATCATACCATCACGTTGGAGGAGTTAGAAGCATTTTTGCTGGGGAATTTAGATTTACCTAAAAAAACAGTAGCAATCACCTTTGACGATGGCTATTTAAGCAATATTGAATACGCCTATCCTATCTTAAAGCAATATGGATTTAAAGCCAGTATTTTTGCAATTACCCATGAAATTACAGAGGAATCAGAAGCGTTTGATCCTACAATTTTACAATATATTAGTTGGAGGGATATGACCAATACCCTTGATGTTTTTACCTATGACAATCATACACATGATTTGCATCAATTAGAAGAAGAAAAGGGTTATCTCATCACCAAGTCTATGGAGGAAGTGACGGAGGATTTGATGATCAATCTGCAGCTAACGAGAAGCCCTTATTTTGCGTATCCCTATGGAGACTATAACAGTGATACGCTTCAAATTTTAGAAACGCTGGGTATAGGAATGGCTTTTACGATCAATCGTGGTTCAGTAAAACCGGGAGATGATTTGCTGCAATTAAATCGATATGGTATTTTCCGAAACACCAGCACATGGAGATTCAGGAGAATGATTGGCCTATGGTAA
- a CDS encoding (Fe-S)-binding protein, with amino-acid sequence MKDQIEVYIKNFVKEYPDKKGTTIKWQEPLIAYGAAKNPMFHKLKEVITPSHALPTDFLQDAETVIAYFLPFEEVVVKSNSNERESSELWGRAYVETNQLIFDLNSYLYDMIGTLGYKSTILPATHNFDQQLLISEWSHRHVAYIAGLGKFGINHMLITEKGCCGRIGSVVTNLKIEVTEIQEEEFCLYKAKGICGKCVKNCVNDALKIDGFDRHRCYEMCLYNDKLLTDIRLADVCGKCMVGIPCSYTNPMKK; translated from the coding sequence ATGAAAGATCAAATAGAAGTGTATATAAAAAACTTTGTTAAGGAATACCCTGATAAAAAAGGTACAACAATAAAATGGCAAGAACCTCTAATAGCCTATGGGGCTGCAAAAAATCCTATGTTTCATAAGCTTAAGGAGGTTATAACGCCTTCTCACGCATTGCCTACGGATTTTTTACAGGATGCAGAGACAGTGATTGCCTATTTTCTCCCCTTCGAAGAAGTAGTTGTTAAGAGCAATAGCAATGAAAGAGAAAGCTCAGAACTTTGGGGAAGAGCCTATGTAGAAACGAATCAGTTGATTTTCGATTTAAATAGCTATCTTTATGATATGATCGGAACATTGGGTTACAAATCCACGATTCTTCCTGCTACCCATAATTTTGATCAGCAGCTGTTAATTAGTGAATGGTCCCATAGGCATGTTGCTTATATAGCAGGTCTGGGAAAATTCGGTATTAATCATATGTTGATCACTGAAAAAGGCTGTTGTGGTAGAATTGGCAGTGTCGTAACCAACTTAAAAATAGAGGTTACAGAAATACAAGAAGAAGAATTTTGTTTGTATAAAGCAAAGGGGATTTGTGGGAAATGTGTAAAAAATTGTGTTAACGATGCCTTAAAAATAGATGGATTTGATAGGCATAGATGTTATGAGATGTGCCTATATAACGATAAGCTACTAACGGATATAAGGCTTGCTGATGTATGCGGGAAGTGCATGGTAGGAATCCCTTGTTCTTATACGAATCCAATGAAGAAATAA
- the nirJ2 gene encoding putative heme d1 biosynthesis radical SAM protein NirJ2: protein MIISWNTTNQCNMYCKHCYRDAGAKVEEELNTEEGKALLEEIAKAGFKIMIFSGGEPFMREDIFELVAYAKSLGLRPVFGTNGSFITADVAKKLKKIGTMGVGISLDSVDPKKHDELRCYKGAWQEAVEAMKNCKAANLPFQMHTTVMDWNQEELEDLTDLAVELGAIAHHIFFLVPTGRAVTIEEESLRAEEYEAVLTRIMKKQQKVTIELKPTCAPQFMRIAKEMGMDLRFQRGCLAGTAYCIVGPKGRVQPCAYLDMEIGNVRETPFSEIWQNSQVFNKLRSLDYSGGCGSCRYKKSCGGCRARAAFYHGGDYMAEEPWCLYHGRKGVEVYGAVE from the coding sequence ATGATTATATCTTGGAATACAACCAATCAGTGTAATATGTATTGTAAACATTGCTATAGAGATGCAGGAGCAAAGGTAGAGGAGGAACTAAATACAGAGGAAGGAAAAGCTCTTTTAGAAGAGATTGCTAAGGCAGGATTTAAAATCATGATATTCAGCGGTGGGGAGCCCTTTATGAGGGAGGATATTTTTGAGTTGGTAGCTTATGCTAAAAGTTTAGGTTTAAGGCCGGTTTTTGGAACAAATGGTAGTTTTATCACAGCTGACGTAGCAAAAAAACTTAAGAAAATAGGAACCATGGGAGTTGGAATTAGCCTTGATAGTGTTGATCCAAAAAAACATGATGAACTTCGGTGTTATAAGGGAGCATGGCAGGAAGCTGTTGAGGCAATGAAAAATTGCAAGGCAGCAAATCTGCCCTTCCAGATGCATACTACAGTAATGGACTGGAATCAGGAAGAATTAGAGGATTTGACAGATTTAGCAGTAGAATTAGGGGCTATAGCCCATCATATTTTCTTTTTAGTTCCTACCGGCAGAGCTGTAACGATAGAAGAAGAGTCCCTAAGGGCGGAGGAATATGAAGCTGTTTTAACGCGGATCATGAAAAAGCAACAAAAGGTTACAATAGAGCTTAAGCCTACCTGTGCACCACAATTTATGCGAATTGCAAAGGAGATGGGGATGGACCTTCGGTTTCAACGGGGATGCCTAGCTGGAACAGCCTACTGTATTGTAGGGCCAAAGGGAAGGGTACAGCCCTGTGCTTATTTAGACATGGAAATAGGAAATGTAAGAGAAACCCCCTTTAGTGAAATATGGCAGAATAGCCAGGTCTTTAATAAGCTGAGGAGCCTTGATTATAGCGGGGGTTGTGGTAGTTGTCGCTATAAAAAAAGCTGTGGTGGCTGTAGAGCTAGAGCTGCCTTTTATCATGGGGGAGATTATATGGCGGAGGAGCCATGGTGTCTCTATCATGGAAGGAAAGGAGTGGAGGTTTATGGAGCTGTTGAATAA
- a CDS encoding chromate transporter, with protein sequence MIYIHLFFEFFKIGMFSIGGGLATLPFLYQMVDKYSWITSEDLLNMIAVAESTPGPIGINTATFVGYKAGSLLGGIVATMGIITPAIVIISLIVHYFMKFNENPIVRAGFNGIRPAVVGLIGAAGFEVARVTLFDPQHYTTTHNFLYLLDYKAILLFTVMLFAMNKYKKHPILYIVASAIIGIVFKY encoded by the coding sequence ATGATTTATATACATTTGTTCTTTGAGTTCTTTAAAATAGGCATGTTTTCTATAGGTGGAGGGCTGGCTACTTTACCCTTTCTTTATCAAATGGTAGATAAATATAGCTGGATTACCTCTGAAGATTTGCTGAATATGATTGCAGTAGCAGAGTCTACGCCAGGACCAATAGGTATTAATACCGCTACCTTTGTAGGCTATAAAGCTGGCAGCCTTCTGGGAGGGATCGTTGCAACTATGGGTATTATTACCCCTGCCATTGTTATTATCTCCCTTATTGTACATTACTTCATGAAATTCAATGAAAATCCTATTGTAAGAGCCGGCTTTAACGGCATTAGACCAGCAGTTGTGGGTCTCATTGGCGCTGCTGGATTTGAAGTGGCAAGGGTTACTTTATTTGATCCGCAGCACTATACAACTACCCATAACTTTTTATATCTATTGGATTATAAAGCCATCTTGTTATTTACAGTGATGTTATTTGCCATGAACAAATATAAAAAACATCCTATTCTCTATATCGTCGCTTCAGCCATCATTGGCATCGTATTTAAATACTAG